A genomic segment from Dehalococcoidia bacterium encodes:
- a CDS encoding LLM class F420-dependent oxidoreductase, whose translation MQFGVHLPHLGHQADREHLLGFARRAEALGVDSAWASDHIAWPASLASRYPYSEGGDFPAPFGIPWLDAIGTLLFVAACTERIRLGTTVLILGYRPPVQTAKLLATLDVLSQGRTILGAGVGWMEEEFDALGMPFDHRGARADEQLEIFETLFSKETPSFDGRFYRFPEIGFSPRPPRGHIPVWIGGHTEPALRRAARYGDGFHAAFTPPDVLAGQWRRVQQLASSAGRDPASIELSARVHLGLHGGVNPATAIHGRGDEMLEQIAAYARIGVTHLLLDIVAPHGVAGRQEAMERFMQDVRPRVP comes from the coding sequence ATGCAGTTCGGCGTGCACCTGCCCCACCTCGGCCACCAGGCGGACCGCGAGCACCTGCTCGGCTTCGCTCGCCGCGCCGAGGCGCTCGGCGTCGACTCCGCCTGGGCCAGCGATCACATCGCCTGGCCCGCCAGCCTCGCCTCGCGCTATCCCTACTCCGAGGGCGGTGACTTCCCCGCGCCCTTCGGCATCCCCTGGCTCGACGCGATCGGCACGCTGCTCTTCGTCGCCGCCTGCACGGAGCGCATCCGCCTCGGCACCACGGTGCTGATCCTCGGCTACCGCCCGCCCGTGCAGACGGCGAAGCTCCTCGCCACGCTGGACGTTCTCTCCCAGGGGCGTACCATCCTCGGCGCCGGCGTCGGCTGGATGGAGGAAGAGTTCGACGCGCTCGGCATGCCCTTCGACCATCGCGGCGCCCGCGCCGACGAACAGCTCGAGATCTTCGAGACGCTCTTCTCGAAAGAAACTCCCTCGTTCGACGGCCGCTTCTACCGCTTCCCCGAGATCGGCTTCTCGCCCAGGCCGCCGCGCGGCCACATCCCCGTCTGGATCGGCGGCCACACCGAGCCGGCCCTGCGCCGCGCCGCCCGCTACGGCGATGGCTTTCACGCGGCCTTCACGCCGCCCGACGTGCTCGCCGGGCAGTGGCGGCGTGTGCAACAGCTCGCAAGCAGCGCCGGACGAGACCCGGCCTCGATTGAGCTTTCGGCCCGCGTGCACCTCGGCCTGCACGGAGGTGTGAATCCGGCAACGGCGATTCACGGCCGCGGCGACGAGATGCTCGAGCAGATCGCCGCCTACGCGCGCATCGGCGTCACGCACCTGCTGCTCGACATCGTGGCGCCGCACGGCGTCGCCGGCCGGCAGGAGGCGATGGAACGCTTCATGCAGGACGTGCGGCCGCGCGTGCCCTAG
- a CDS encoding aldehyde dehydrogenase family protein — protein MPETAALSALQPGMPIPFGGDRVSCVTPELAARFRPGDRLVVVQETGELLLIPAEQQAIAAGAVGRAAAAFAAMGTVADAQITRFYEAFANRLEDGAVWREIAAANARDVESARARGRSTTRLEATEKMRRDMIAGLHEWRDAPPQRDRVVETVEQPGLRVDLLVAGLGVVGFVFEGRPNVFADATGVLRGGNTVVFRIGSDALGTARAIVRCALDPALAEAGLPPGAASLVESAEHAAGWAMFTDRRLALAVARGSGPAVAQLGAVARQSGIPVSLHGAGGAWLIAGESAPATAFAAAVYHSLDRKVCNTLNVCCIVRERAAELVPLFLDALCRAGERRGHGSRLHVARGSEACVPAAWFETRTLVRRAEGDVEEPLAELLDAAELGREWEWEETPEVTLIVVENVAEAVALFNRHSPRLVASLIAADAVQQAWFYQAVDAPFVSDGFTRWVDGQYALRRPELGLSNWQHGRLFARGGVLSGDGVFTVRTRATQSEPDLHR, from the coding sequence ATGCCCGAAACCGCCGCACTCTCTGCCTTGCAGCCCGGCATGCCGATTCCTTTCGGCGGCGATCGTGTGAGCTGTGTGACGCCGGAGCTGGCCGCCCGCTTCCGGCCCGGCGACCGGCTCGTGGTGGTGCAGGAGACGGGCGAACTGCTGCTGATCCCCGCCGAGCAGCAAGCGATCGCCGCCGGGGCCGTCGGCCGCGCCGCCGCCGCCTTCGCCGCAATGGGCACGGTCGCAGACGCGCAGATCACGCGCTTCTACGAAGCCTTCGCCAACCGTCTGGAAGACGGCGCGGTCTGGCGGGAGATCGCCGCCGCCAACGCGCGAGATGTCGAGAGCGCTCGGGCCCGGGGCCGCTCCACCACTCGCTTGGAAGCCACCGAAAAGATGCGACGCGACATGATCGCCGGCCTGCACGAGTGGCGCGACGCGCCGCCGCAGCGCGACCGCGTGGTCGAGACCGTGGAGCAGCCTGGCCTGCGTGTCGACCTGCTGGTCGCGGGCCTCGGCGTCGTCGGCTTCGTCTTCGAGGGCCGGCCCAACGTCTTCGCCGACGCCACCGGCGTGCTGCGCGGCGGCAACACGGTCGTCTTCCGCATCGGCAGCGACGCGCTCGGCACGGCGCGGGCGATCGTGCGCTGCGCCCTCGATCCGGCGCTGGCCGAGGCGGGCCTGCCGCCGGGCGCCGCCTCGCTGGTCGAGAGCGCGGAACACGCCGCCGGCTGGGCCATGTTCACCGATCGGCGCCTCGCTCTGGCCGTGGCTCGCGGCTCCGGCCCTGCCGTGGCGCAGCTCGGCGCCGTCGCGCGCCAGTCGGGCATTCCCGTCAGCCTGCACGGCGCCGGCGGCGCCTGGCTGATTGCGGGCGAAAGCGCGCCGGCCACCGCCTTTGCTGCCGCGGTCTACCACTCGCTCGACCGCAAAGTCTGCAACACCCTCAACGTTTGCTGCATCGTGCGCGAGCGCGCCGCCGAACTCGTGCCGCTCTTCCTGGACGCGCTTTGCCGCGCCGGCGAACGCCGCGGCCACGGCAGCAGGCTGCACGTGGCGCGGGGCAGTGAAGCCTGCGTCCCGGCGGCGTGGTTCGAGACGCGCACGCTGGTGCGCCGCGCCGAGGGCGATGTTGAAGAACCGCTGGCGGAGCTGCTCGACGCCGCCGAGCTGGGCCGCGAATGGGAGTGGGAGGAGACGCCGGAAGTCACCCTGATCGTCGTGGAGAACGTGGCCGAGGCCGTGGCGCTGTTCAACCGGCACAGCCCGCGCCTCGTCGCCAGCCTGATCGCGGCCGATGCGGTGCAGCAGGCGTGGTTCTACCAGGCGGTCGATGCGCCGTTCGTCTCCGACGGCTTCACCCGCTGGGTGGATGGGCAGTATGCGCTGCGGCGGCCGGAGCTGGGTCTCTCCAACTGGCAGCACGGGCGGCTGTTCGCCCGTGGCGGCGTGCTCAGCGGCGACGGCGTGTTCACCGTGCGCACCCGGGCGACGCAGAGCGAGCCGGATCTGCACCGCTGA
- a CDS encoding wax ester/triacylglycerol synthase family O-acyltransferase yields the protein MAQPTNRRLTTLDASFLYVEKANQPMHVGSVGVYEGMLTRQDVIDVLNARLHQLPRYRQKVVFPPFGINHPTWEDDTAFDIRQHIDEATLPKPGDDRALSEGAGRLFAQVLDRAHPLWKLIVLHGHESGNTMLLSMVHHAMVDGVSGVDLTMIMHELTADAAPPEPPAAPWEPRPQPDPLTLLQDAVRDRMTETAQSWTDESFRLFRPQELNRRAEQITNAITTSMPFLMQPAPRTPFNGPLSGERQFSWAQFSFSEVRAIRATLGGTVNDVVLAVLAGGLGRYLERHDYPTIGIELRAMCPVSMRRPEEQGALGNLVSMMFAPLYVGIKDPVERLNAERQAMERLKTGGQAAGLFALTDFARNVPPTWQAFASQFDVPNTLLNTVSTNVPGPQIPLYLAGKKLLHWYPLGPLASNIGLFVAILSYNQVLTMGTTVDPKQVPDPWVFAECLQASFAELRDAAAQAASSRGAPEAAPAKNGGAARRTKQLARA from the coding sequence GTGGCGCAGCCGACGAATCGCCGCCTCACCACCCTGGACGCTTCCTTTCTCTATGTCGAGAAGGCGAACCAGCCGATGCACGTCGGCTCGGTCGGCGTCTACGAAGGCATGCTTACGCGGCAAGACGTGATCGACGTGCTCAACGCCCGGCTGCACCAGTTGCCGCGCTACCGCCAGAAGGTCGTCTTCCCGCCGTTCGGCATCAACCATCCGACCTGGGAAGACGACACGGCCTTCGACATCCGCCAGCACATCGATGAGGCGACGCTGCCGAAGCCCGGCGATGATCGCGCCCTCTCGGAAGGCGCCGGCCGCCTCTTCGCCCAGGTACTGGACCGCGCCCATCCGCTGTGGAAGCTGATCGTGCTCCACGGCCACGAGAGCGGCAACACGATGCTGCTCTCGATGGTGCACCACGCCATGGTCGATGGCGTCTCGGGCGTTGACCTGACGATGATCATGCACGAACTCACTGCCGACGCGGCGCCGCCGGAGCCGCCCGCCGCTCCCTGGGAGCCGCGACCCCAGCCCGATCCGCTGACCCTGCTGCAGGATGCGGTGCGCGACCGCATGACGGAGACGGCGCAGTCCTGGACCGACGAAAGCTTCCGCCTGTTCCGGCCGCAGGAATTGAACCGGCGGGCAGAGCAGATCACCAACGCGATCACCACGTCGATGCCCTTCTTGATGCAGCCGGCGCCGCGCACGCCCTTCAACGGGCCGCTTTCGGGCGAACGGCAGTTCTCCTGGGCGCAGTTCTCCTTCAGCGAAGTGCGCGCGATCCGCGCCACGTTGGGCGGCACGGTGAACGACGTGGTGCTGGCCGTGCTTGCCGGCGGGCTCGGCCGCTATCTGGAGCGGCACGACTACCCGACAATCGGCATCGAGCTGCGCGCCATGTGTCCCGTCTCGATGCGCCGGCCCGAAGAGCAGGGCGCCCTCGGCAATCTTGTCTCGATGATGTTCGCGCCGCTCTACGTCGGCATCAAAGACCCGGTGGAGCGCCTGAACGCCGAGCGCCAGGCGATGGAGCGGCTGAAGACCGGCGGCCAGGCCGCTGGCCTCTTCGCGCTGACCGACTTCGCCCGCAACGTGCCGCCCACCTGGCAGGCGTTCGCCAGTCAGTTCGACGTGCCGAACACGCTGCTCAATACCGTCTCGACGAACGTGCCGGGGCCACAGATCCCGCTCTACCTCGCCGGCAAGAAGCTGCTGCATTGGTATCCGCTCGGCCCGCTGGCCTCGAACATCGGGCTGTTCGTCGCCATCCTCAGCTACAACCAGGTGCTGACGATGGGCACGACGGTGGACCCGAAGCAGGTGCCCGACCCATGGGTCTTCGCCGAATGCCTGCAAGCCTCGTTCGCCGAGCTGCGCGACGCTGCGGCGCAGGCCGCGAGCAGCCGCGGAGCACCGGAGGCGGCGCCCGCGAAGAACGGCGGCGCCGCGCGCCGCACGAAGCAGCTGGCCCGCGCGTAG
- a CDS encoding FIST N-terminal domain-containing protein, with translation MHGFAGGSGTGASWQAALDTALTGIEAGGRADIAFLFAHSAFAPHYAELVAAAWERIDPRHLIGCSGQGVIATSREIEREPAISVMTISCPNAELTPLRLEDARPSLPGGLAPMTAWLVFADPFSVDGEWLLERFAAASPAPPVIGGMASSLHGPAETAVFLDGAVYEDGTVALGLGDGVAILPIVSQGCMPIGQPWIVTGARENLIETIAGRPAVEVLTQTLRELDEETRARAQSNLLLGLAMDEYRDQHGIGDFLVRNLLGYEPKTGAIAVSALPRVGQTVQFQLRDARAATEHLRLQLEAAGARLGGSRPGAALLCSCNGRGAQLFGPIDHDPVAIARELGDVPVAGLFCNGEFGPVGTHNYLHGFTATIALFTRPGEKPA, from the coding sequence ATGCACGGATTCGCGGGCGGCAGCGGCACGGGCGCAAGCTGGCAGGCGGCGCTGGACACCGCGCTCACTGGAATCGAGGCTGGAGGGCGAGCCGACATCGCCTTTCTCTTCGCCCACTCGGCCTTCGCGCCGCACTACGCCGAACTGGTGGCCGCGGCATGGGAACGCATCGACCCTCGACACCTGATCGGCTGCTCCGGCCAGGGCGTGATCGCCACCAGCCGCGAGATCGAGCGTGAACCGGCCATCTCGGTCATGACTATCTCCTGCCCGAACGCCGAACTGACGCCGCTGCGCCTCGAAGACGCCCGACCGAGCCTGCCGGGCGGCCTGGCGCCCATGACGGCATGGCTGGTCTTCGCGGACCCGTTCAGCGTCGATGGCGAGTGGCTGCTTGAGCGCTTCGCCGCCGCATCACCGGCACCGCCCGTGATCGGGGGCATGGCGTCGTCGTTACACGGACCGGCGGAGACCGCGGTCTTCCTCGACGGCGCGGTGTACGAGGACGGCACAGTTGCGCTGGGGCTTGGCGATGGTGTCGCCATCCTGCCGATCGTCTCGCAGGGCTGCATGCCGATCGGGCAGCCGTGGATCGTCACCGGCGCACGGGAGAACCTGATCGAGACGATCGCCGGCCGGCCCGCGGTGGAGGTCCTGACGCAAACGCTGCGTGAGCTCGACGAAGAGACGCGTGCCCGCGCCCAGTCAAACCTGTTGCTGGGCCTGGCGATGGACGAGTACCGCGACCAGCACGGCATCGGTGACTTCCTGGTCCGCAACCTGCTCGGCTACGAGCCCAAAACCGGCGCCATCGCCGTCTCGGCGCTGCCGCGCGTTGGTCAAACGGTGCAGTTTCAGTTGCGCGACGCGCGTGCCGCAACGGAGCACCTGCGCCTGCAACTGGAGGCGGCCGGGGCGCGGCTCGGCGGCTCGCGCCCGGGAGCGGCGCTGCTCTGCAGCTGCAACGGCCGCGGCGCCCAGCTCTTCGGGCCCATCGATCACGATCCGGTGGCCATCGCCCGCGAGCTGGGCGACGTACCCGTTGCCGGCCTCTTCTGCAACGGCGAGTTCGGTCCGGTCGGCACGCACAACTACCTGCACGGCTTCACGGCCACGATCGCGCTGTTCACGCGCCCGGGCGAGAAACCGGCATAG
- a CDS encoding mechanosensitive ion channel family protein, translating to MTRNATLTALTTGLPHRVAAGAPLWLRPAQAQDWLSTHGLRILVIVVALGVVQLLIRRLAPHAIQRAIFAGLPEGVPGEREKRARTLSGVTVKVSGLVLFFMGLFMVLEELGYSLTPVVTGIGISGIAIGLGAQGLVKDTINGLFILGENQFRQGDYVTVAGVSGTVEDINLRRTLLRDIDGTVHTVPNGAIQIASNHTRDYSGVNILVLIALGADLDRALAVAERVGNELAAEPRFAADIVEPPHPARIESIDEKGVTLRVLGRVRPGRAGAVTFEYRRLLKLALDAEGIRYAPVAALAPEQSSAAGAAGNVVAPGSQPAAAPPGVAPERRNSRDSGPLPVERPTSTDASPGRHTDS from the coding sequence ATGACGAGAAATGCCACGCTCACGGCGCTCACCACCGGCCTGCCGCACCGGGTCGCCGCCGGCGCGCCCTTGTGGCTGCGCCCCGCGCAGGCTCAGGACTGGCTTTCGACGCACGGGCTGCGCATCCTGGTCATCGTCGTCGCGCTGGGCGTCGTGCAACTGCTGATCCGCCGCCTGGCGCCGCATGCGATTCAGCGAGCGATCTTCGCCGGCCTGCCGGAGGGCGTTCCCGGCGAGCGCGAGAAGCGCGCCCGCACGCTCAGCGGTGTCACCGTCAAGGTCAGCGGGCTGGTGCTGTTCTTCATGGGGCTGTTCATGGTGCTGGAGGAGCTGGGCTACAGTCTCACGCCGGTCGTCACCGGCATCGGCATCAGCGGTATCGCCATCGGCCTCGGCGCCCAGGGACTGGTGAAGGACACGATCAACGGCCTCTTCATTCTCGGCGAGAACCAGTTTCGCCAGGGCGACTACGTCACCGTCGCCGGCGTCTCCGGCACGGTCGAAGACATCAATCTGCGCCGCACCCTGCTGCGCGACATCGACGGCACCGTCCATACCGTGCCGAACGGCGCAATTCAGATCGCCAGCAACCATACGCGCGACTACTCGGGCGTGAATATCCTTGTGTTGATCGCCCTCGGCGCCGATCTTGACCGGGCGCTTGCCGTGGCCGAGCGCGTGGGCAACGAGCTGGCCGCCGAGCCGCGCTTCGCCGCCGATATCGTCGAGCCGCCCCATCCGGCCCGCATCGAGTCGATCGACGAGAAGGGTGTTACTCTGCGCGTGCTGGGCCGCGTTCGCCCCGGCCGCGCCGGTGCGGTCACGTTCGAATACCGCCGGCTGCTGAAGCTGGCGCTCGATGCCGAAGGCATCCGCTACGCGCCGGTCGCCGCGCTGGCGCCGGAGCAGAGTTCGGCCGCGGGTGCGGCGGGAAACGTCGTTGCGCCGGGTTCCCAGCCGGCCGCAGCGCCACCAGGCGTCGCGCCCGAGCGTCGCAACAGCCGCGATTCCGGGCCGCTTCCCGTTGAGCGCCCGACTTCGACGGACGCCTCACCCGGCAGGCACACTGACTCGTGA
- a CDS encoding UvrD-helicase domain-containing protein, with translation MSNFTAGLNPRQAEAVTAVGGPVLILAGPGSGKTRVITHRIAYLVAERGVKPWRIMAVTFTNKAAREMRERVDALLGEAAHSLTLGTFHAICARILRVDGGAIGIDRNFSIYDDADQLGVAKRVFSELGVDPKQFSPRAVLGAISRAKNELRDADEYARAAGSYFEEVVARVYRRYRDYLQAENAVDFDDLLIRTVDLFTGSPETLAKYQQRYVHVLVDEFQDTNVVQYVLVRELARGHNNLCVVGDPDQSIYRWRSADIRNILNFEQDFANTKVVLLEQNYRSTGTILEAAQGVISAADDRPEKGLWTENEHGLPVTVFEAQDDEGEAAYVVREIMSGLRSGQHPGDYAVMYRTNAQSRAVEEALVRSGIRYRLIGGTRFYDRREVKDLLAYLRLINNPRDSVSLARAINTPPRGIGPGTLNELSVWANALGVPMYHALQLLLAHDLGSGEAALDRPPPFSGRAVRPLLRFITLLNDLIELAQREPVADLLKELLERIDYRRYLLDGGDDGEDRWANAAELVNLASQYDAEALDVARDLDADDEAPKEEIQRTALAAFLEDVALVSDADEVDQRQDAVTLITLHAAKGLEFPIVFILGVEENLLPHVRSLEDPEQMQEERRLFYVGITRARERLHLSHAMRRAAWGTAAFNDPSRFLRDIPPAVTTTRSRAEGHLVSRAATLRRQLGAAPNVAVAPAAAAQAGTNGQAESAFQPGDRVRHAKFGEGIVVSAAPRGEDFEVTVAFKGNFGVKKLLQSFAPLEKVFA, from the coding sequence ATGAGCAACTTCACCGCCGGACTGAACCCCCGCCAGGCCGAGGCCGTGACCGCGGTTGGCGGCCCTGTGCTGATCCTCGCCGGCCCCGGCAGCGGCAAGACGCGCGTGATCACGCACCGCATCGCCTATCTCGTGGCCGAGCGCGGCGTGAAGCCCTGGCGGATCATGGCCGTCACCTTCACCAACAAGGCCGCCCGCGAGATGCGCGAGCGCGTCGATGCGCTGCTGGGCGAGGCGGCGCACAGCCTCACGCTCGGCACCTTCCACGCGATCTGCGCCCGCATCCTGCGCGTGGACGGCGGCGCCATCGGCATCGACCGCAACTTCTCGATTTACGACGACGCCGATCAACTCGGCGTGGCCAAGCGCGTCTTCTCCGAGCTGGGCGTGGACCCGAAGCAGTTCAGCCCACGCGCCGTGCTGGGCGCGATCTCGCGCGCCAAGAATGAGCTGCGCGACGCCGACGAGTACGCGCGCGCCGCCGGCTCCTATTTCGAGGAGGTCGTGGCGCGCGTCTACCGGCGCTACCGCGACTACCTGCAGGCCGAAAACGCCGTCGACTTCGACGACCTGCTGATCCGCACCGTCGATCTCTTCACGGGAAGTCCGGAGACGCTGGCAAAGTATCAGCAGCGCTACGTGCACGTGCTGGTGGACGAGTTCCAGGACACGAACGTCGTGCAGTACGTGCTGGTACGCGAGCTGGCGCGCGGCCACAACAACCTCTGCGTCGTCGGCGACCCGGACCAGTCGATCTACCGCTGGCGCTCGGCGGACATCCGCAACATCCTCAACTTCGAGCAGGACTTCGCCAACACGAAGGTCGTGCTGCTGGAGCAGAATTACCGCTCCACCGGGACGATTCTCGAAGCGGCGCAGGGCGTGATCAGCGCCGCCGACGACCGGCCGGAGAAGGGGCTCTGGACGGAGAACGAGCACGGCCTGCCGGTAACGGTCTTTGAGGCGCAGGACGACGAGGGGGAAGCCGCCTACGTGGTGCGCGAAATCATGTCCGGCTTGCGTTCGGGCCAGCATCCGGGCGATTACGCGGTGATGTACCGCACCAACGCGCAATCGCGCGCCGTCGAAGAGGCGCTGGTGCGCTCCGGCATCCGCTACCGGCTGATTGGCGGCACGCGCTTCTATGACCGCCGCGAGGTCAAAGACCTGCTTGCTTATCTGCGGCTGATCAACAACCCGCGCGACAGCGTCAGCCTTGCCCGCGCGATCAACACGCCGCCGCGCGGCATCGGCCCCGGTACGCTCAACGAACTGTCGGTCTGGGCAAACGCGCTGGGCGTGCCGATGTACCACGCGTTGCAACTGCTGCTGGCGCACGACCTGGGCTCTGGCGAGGCTGCACTGGACCGCCCGCCGCCCTTCAGCGGCCGCGCCGTGCGCCCGCTGCTGCGCTTCATTACCCTGCTCAACGACCTGATCGAGCTGGCGCAGCGGGAGCCGGTGGCCGACCTGCTCAAGGAGCTGCTGGAGCGCATCGACTACCGTCGCTACCTGCTCGATGGCGGCGACGACGGTGAGGATCGCTGGGCCAACGCCGCAGAGCTGGTGAACCTCGCCAGCCAGTACGACGCCGAGGCGCTGGATGTGGCCCGCGACCTCGACGCCGACGACGAAGCGCCCAAAGAGGAGATCCAGCGCACGGCGCTCGCCGCGTTCCTGGAGGACGTGGCGCTCGTCTCCGACGCCGACGAGGTCGACCAGCGCCAGGACGCGGTGACGCTGATCACGCTGCACGCGGCGAAGGGGCTGGAGTTTCCGATCGTCTTCATCCTCGGCGTCGAGGAGAACCTGCTGCCGCACGTGCGTTCGCTGGAAGACCCCGAGCAGATGCAGGAGGAGCGGCGGCTGTTTTATGTCGGCATCACGCGGGCGCGCGAGCGGCTGCACCTGTCGCACGCCATGCGCCGAGCGGCCTGGGGCACGGCCGCCTTCAACGATCCCTCGCGCTTCCTGCGCGACATCCCGCCCGCCGTCACGACAACGCGCAGCCGCGCGGAGGGCCATCTGGTCAGCCGCGCCGCCACCCTGCGCCGGCAGCTCGGCGCGGCGCCAAACGTCGCCGTGGCGCCCGCGGCTGCCGCGCAGGCGGGTACGAACGGTCAGGCTGAATCCGCCTTCCAGCCGGGCGACCGCGTACGCCACGCCAAGTTCGGCGAAGGCATCGTGGTGAGCGCGGCGCCGCGGGGCGAAGACTTCGAGGTCACGGTGGCCTTCAAGGGCAACTTCGGCGTGAAAAAGCTGCTGCAGAGCTTCGCGCCGCTGGAGAAGGTCTTCGCCTGA
- a CDS encoding zinc ribbon domain-containing protein: MANLVPGMVWPVAVSWPGGSWQDTVKYTAAILITYIVVLWAAGLIWVYRDIRDRSRDPFYHALSVFMVLVFNLPGLWLYLILRPKLTLAEAYERTLEEEALLQELEDQKGCPTCHRRVLDDYIVCPSCTTQLKEPCPNCARPLSYSWVACPFCATLRRGRGRAESAGAVLSPAAHNSNGTVTPEMPTETLERETARPAPAPMP; this comes from the coding sequence ATGGCGAACCTGGTCCCCGGCATGGTCTGGCCCGTGGCCGTCTCGTGGCCGGGCGGCAGTTGGCAGGATACGGTCAAATACACCGCGGCGATCCTGATCACCTACATCGTCGTCCTGTGGGCCGCGGGCCTGATCTGGGTCTACCGCGACATCCGCGACCGCAGCCGCGATCCGTTTTATCATGCGCTCTCGGTTTTCATGGTGCTGGTCTTCAACCTGCCCGGCCTCTGGCTCTACCTCATTCTGCGCCCGAAACTGACGCTGGCCGAAGCCTACGAGCGCACGCTCGAAGAAGAAGCGCTGCTGCAGGAGCTGGAAGACCAGAAGGGCTGCCCCACCTGCCACCGTCGCGTGCTGGACGACTACATCGTCTGCCCGTCCTGCACCACGCAGCTCAAGGAGCCCTGCCCCAACTGCGCCCGCCCGCTTAGCTACTCATGGGTGGCCTGCCCCTTCTGCGCCACCCTGCGCCGCGGCCGCGGCCGCGCCGAGTCAGCCGGCGCCGTGCTGTCCCCCGCTGCCCACAACAGCAACGGCACGGTGACGCCTGAGATGCCGACGGAGACGCTGGAGCGCGAGACCGCGCGCCCCGCGCCTGCGCCGATGCCATAG
- a CDS encoding SPFH domain-containing protein, with product MVILVVLLIVLAVILVFGVLPSLRISQEWERKVVLRLGRFAGVRGPGVFILLPYIERTPFTIDMRTITSPLKAEQTLTKDGTSVTVDMIVFWRVVNPEWAAIRVANYASAVLGACQAGLRDVIGRTNLAELLSNRQQLDTYLAGLLDAQTEAWGVKVESVQLRDIQIPASLIDAMSRNAQAEREAAARVLLAESEKKVAQNFADAARIYETDRNGMQLRGMNMLYEVMKAGNGTVILVPSSALDSMNVGGLVSVASTAANGR from the coding sequence GTGGTCATCCTGGTCGTTCTCCTGATCGTGCTCGCGGTCATTCTGGTCTTCGGCGTGCTGCCCAGCCTGCGCATCTCGCAGGAGTGGGAGCGCAAGGTGGTGCTGCGCCTCGGCCGCTTCGCCGGCGTGCGCGGGCCGGGCGTGTTCATCCTCCTGCCCTATATCGAACGTACGCCGTTCACGATCGACATGCGCACGATCACCTCGCCGCTGAAGGCCGAGCAGACGCTCACGAAGGACGGCACCTCGGTCACCGTCGATATGATCGTCTTCTGGCGCGTGGTCAACCCTGAGTGGGCGGCGATCCGCGTGGCGAACTACGCCTCGGCCGTGCTCGGCGCCTGCCAGGCGGGCCTGCGCGACGTGATCGGCCGCACCAACCTGGCCGAGCTGCTCTCCAACCGGCAGCAACTCGACACCTACCTCGCGGGGCTGCTCGATGCGCAGACCGAGGCGTGGGGTGTCAAGGTCGAGTCGGTGCAACTGCGCGACATCCAGATTCCGGCGAGCCTGATCGACGCGATGAGCCGCAACGCGCAGGCCGAGCGCGAGGCCGCCGCCCGCGTGCTGCTGGCCGAGAGCGAGAAGAAGGTCGCGCAGAACTTCGCCGATGCGGCGCGCATCTACGAGACGGATCGCAACGGCATGCAGTTGCGCGGCATGAACATGCTCTACGAGGTGATGAAGGCCGGCAACGGCACGGTCATCCTGGTGCCCTCGTCCGCGCTCGACTCGATGAACGTCGGCGGCCTGGTCAGCGTGGCCAGCACCGCCGCGAACGGTCGGTAG